In Vagococcus hydrophili, one DNA window encodes the following:
- the cydC gene encoding thiol reductant ABC exporter subunit CydC encodes MKTKYLLLSKEDHWVRPFFKKYKGLLALVLFLGFLTFFAASALMFTSGYLISRSAAKPENILMVYVPIVLTRAFGIARPTLRYVERLGSHNWVLKMTSDIRLKLYQSMETRAAKSKSEYQTGNILGILAEDIEHIQNLYLRTIFPAIVAIILYVAIVIALGVFSLPLALLMFLLIGVILIVLPLTSVLVNNARVYRQKAKKHVLYNQLTDAVLGVGDWQYSGRYQEFLTGYNEAEGDVRKEDKVMKQYSRRESLLKQVIFGLIVIVLFVWAGNYFGATGEVKYLNWIAAFVLAFFPLIDAFAPVSDSLKELPLYEDTVRRLSELPSVEVQEENHEPLDILTEDMSIEFKDVDFRYEENQKLILESFNLVIPTGKVTAILGKSGVGKTTLSKLLRGDLIPEKGQVLINDYLTSELKEQQSEIIGVLNQSPHIFNTSIRNNIRLGNLEATEEEIELAAKQAGLESVYEKLPLGLDTLVEESGKRFSGGEQQRIALARILLQDAPIIIIDEPTIGLDPITEKQLLETVFNVLKDKTVLWITHHLVGTHYADSIVFLENGHISMSGTQKELLTTNSKFKELYQLDLYE; translated from the coding sequence ATGAAGACGAAATATTTATTACTTTCAAAAGAAGATCACTGGGTTCGCCCTTTTTTCAAGAAATACAAAGGCTTACTCGCTTTAGTTTTATTTTTAGGTTTTTTAACTTTTTTTGCGGCATCAGCCTTAATGTTTACCTCTGGTTACTTAATTAGTCGCTCAGCTGCGAAACCTGAAAATATTTTAATGGTGTATGTGCCGATTGTTTTAACCCGTGCTTTTGGGATTGCTAGACCGACCTTACGTTATGTGGAACGTCTAGGCAGCCACAATTGGGTTTTAAAAATGACTTCGGATATCCGATTGAAATTGTATCAATCTATGGAAACAAGAGCAGCAAAATCGAAATCTGAATACCAAACAGGTAATATCTTAGGGATTTTAGCTGAAGATATTGAGCATATTCAAAATCTGTACTTAAGAACGATTTTCCCTGCGATTGTGGCGATTATTTTATATGTGGCGATTGTGATTGCTTTAGGTGTCTTTTCACTGCCTTTAGCTTTGTTAATGTTTCTTTTAATAGGTGTGATTTTGATTGTCTTACCTTTAACGTCAGTTCTCGTGAATAACGCTCGTGTTTACCGCCAAAAAGCGAAAAAACACGTGTTGTATAACCAATTAACAGATGCTGTTTTAGGAGTTGGTGATTGGCAATATAGTGGTCGTTATCAAGAATTTTTAACAGGCTATAATGAAGCAGAAGGAGACGTGCGTAAGGAAGACAAAGTCATGAAGCAATATTCAAGACGTGAAAGTCTACTTAAACAAGTCATCTTTGGGTTGATCGTGATCGTTCTATTCGTTTGGGCCGGCAATTACTTTGGTGCAACAGGGGAGGTGAAATACCTTAACTGGATCGCAGCTTTTGTTTTAGCCTTTTTCCCATTGATTGACGCTTTTGCGCCTGTGAGTGATTCCTTGAAAGAATTGCCTCTTTATGAAGACACTGTTAGACGCTTGTCTGAATTACCAAGTGTTGAGGTGCAAGAAGAGAACCACGAACCATTAGATATTTTGACTGAAGACATGTCGATTGAATTTAAGGATGTTGACTTTAGATATGAAGAAAATCAAAAATTGATTTTAGAGTCCTTTAATTTAGTTATTCCAACAGGGAAAGTGACGGCTATTTTAGGGAAAAGTGGTGTAGGTAAGACAACTCTTTCTAAATTGTTAAGAGGCGATCTTATTCCAGAAAAAGGGCAAGTGTTGATTAATGATTATTTGACTTCTGAGTTAAAAGAGCAACAATCAGAAATAATTGGCGTTCTAAACCAAAGTCCCCATATTTTTAACACATCGATTAGAAATAATATTCGTTTGGGTAATTTAGAAGCGACAGAAGAGGAAATTGAGTTAGCAGCAAAACAAGCTGGTTTAGAATCTGTTTACGAAAAATTACCGTTAGGACTAGATACTTTAGTTGAGGAAAGTGGTAAACGTTTCTCAGGTGGAGAACAGCAACGGATTGCCTTAGCCAGAATTTTACTTCAAGATGCCCCGATTATTATTATTGATGAACCAACGATAGGATTAGATCCTATTACGGAAAAACAATTATTAGAAACAGTCTTTAATGTGTTAAAAGATAAAACTGTTTTATGGATTACCCATCATTTAGTGGGAACTCACTATGCTGACTCAATTGTCTTTTTAGAAAATGGACACATCAGCATGTCAGGCACGCAAAAAGAATTACTAACAACGAACAGTAAATTCAAAGAATTATACCAATTAGATTTGTATGAATAA